One genomic region from Clostridium saccharobutylicum DSM 13864 encodes:
- the coaBC gene encoding bifunctional phosphopantothenoylcysteine decarboxylase/phosphopantothenate--cysteine ligase CoaBC, translated as MKKNVVLGVSGGIAAYKALEIVSLLVKKDINVNVIMTESATKFVTPLSFQSLSQNMVTEDMFAEPKAWEIQHISLAEKADVFLVAPATANIIGKVANGIADDMLSTTIMATKAKVIFAPAMNTNMYTNPIVQENIKKLKALGYEFVEPAEGRLACGTSGKGKLEKPEIIVDKVLMELNEKKDMINKNIIVTAGPTIAAIDPVRFITNRSSGKMGYAIAKEARNRGANVTLISGPTSLEPPKNIDVIRVSTNEEMKSEVIKRFESADIVIKSAAVADYKPKNYSTQKIKKGDNDLYLEFIRDNDILMELGKRKTNQILVGFAAESENLKENAKSKLERKNLDYIVANDITSSDTGFASEDNKVIILSEKQETELDKMSKEKIASNLFDIILKKR; from the coding sequence ATGAAAAAAAATGTAGTTCTGGGGGTAAGTGGAGGAATTGCTGCTTACAAAGCGTTAGAAATTGTTAGTTTGCTAGTAAAAAAAGATATTAATGTTAATGTTATTATGACAGAATCAGCAACTAAATTTGTAACTCCACTTTCTTTTCAATCATTAAGTCAGAATATGGTTACAGAAGATATGTTTGCAGAACCAAAAGCTTGGGAAATTCAACATATTAGTTTAGCAGAAAAAGCAGATGTATTTTTAGTAGCACCTGCTACTGCTAATATAATAGGAAAAGTAGCAAATGGTATTGCTGATGATATGCTTTCAACTACAATAATGGCGACTAAAGCAAAAGTGATTTTTGCTCCAGCTATGAATACAAATATGTACACTAACCCTATAGTTCAAGAAAATATTAAAAAACTTAAGGCGTTAGGATATGAGTTTGTTGAACCAGCTGAAGGAAGACTTGCTTGTGGCACAAGCGGAAAAGGAAAACTCGAAAAGCCAGAAATTATAGTAGATAAGGTTTTGATGGAACTTAATGAAAAAAAAGATATGATTAATAAAAACATTATAGTAACTGCAGGACCAACTATAGCAGCTATTGATCCAGTTAGATTCATTACTAATAGATCTAGTGGAAAAATGGGATATGCTATTGCTAAAGAAGCAAGAAATAGAGGGGCTAACGTAACATTGATTTCTGGGCCTACTTCTTTAGAACCACCAAAAAACATTGATGTAATTCGTGTTTCAACTAATGAGGAAATGAAAAGTGAAGTTATAAAGCGTTTTGAGAGTGCAGATATAGTAATTAAGTCAGCAGCAGTTGCTGATTATAAGCCTAAAAATTATAGTACTCAAAAAATAAAAAAAGGCGATAATGACTTATATCTAGAATTTATCAGAGATAATGATATTTTAATGGAATTAGGAAAAAGAAAAACAAACCAAATTTTGGTCGGTTTTGCTGCAGAAAGTGAGAATTTAAAAGAAAATGCAAAATCTAAGCTTGAAAGAAAAAATTTGGATTATATTGTAGCAAATGATATAACTTCAAGTGATACTGGATTTGCATCAGAAGATAATAAGGTAATAATTTTATCTGAAAAACAAGAAACAGAGCTAGATAAGATGAGCAAAGAGAAGATCGCAAGCAATTTGTTTGACATTATCCTTAAGAAGCGCTAA
- a CDS encoding DUF512 domain-containing protein codes for MKNIITKVISGGIAEEVGIEPNDILLSINNNEIDDIIDYKFLSADEEIILEIEKSSGEVWEIEVEKEYGEDLGIEFGGGIMDKAKRCSNNCIFCFIDQLPEGMRETLYFKDDDSRLSFLQGNFVTLTNMKDEDIDRIIKYHISPINVSVHTTNSELRVQMLNNKFAGNVFERMKRLSDAGIVMNAQIVSVPGINNGNELKKTIKDLYTLYPQISDVAVVPIGITKFRQGLKHVNTYTKEESIEEIKRVKELQDTYMKEIGEPFVRLSDEFYIVAGEEIPKQEFYDDYHQIEDGIGMVRCFRDEIDNSLEDLDINMSGSFSVVTGTLAYEEIVEASKKIKNKNPKIKLDVYPIINNYFGDTITIAGLLTGTDIIDQMKGIINSKYLIMSNNMFRKGYELADSSEQIMLDDMKIKDIETALDVKVIVVDYTGEDLIQKLNEYKEEEI; via the coding sequence ATGAAAAATATTATAACAAAAGTAATATCTGGAGGAATTGCAGAAGAGGTTGGAATAGAACCAAATGATATATTATTATCTATTAACAATAATGAAATAGATGATATTATAGATTATAAATTTTTATCCGCAGATGAAGAAATTATATTGGAAATAGAGAAATCCAGTGGAGAAGTATGGGAAATTGAAGTTGAAAAAGAATACGGTGAAGATTTAGGTATAGAATTTGGCGGCGGAATAATGGATAAAGCTAAAAGATGCAGTAATAATTGTATATTTTGTTTTATAGATCAGTTACCTGAAGGTATGCGAGAAACACTATATTTTAAAGATGATGATTCAAGATTATCTTTTTTACAAGGTAACTTTGTAACATTAACTAATATGAAGGACGAAGATATTGATAGAATAATTAAATATCATATAAGTCCTATAAATGTATCTGTACATACTACTAATTCAGAACTTCGAGTTCAAATGTTAAATAATAAATTTGCAGGAAATGTTTTTGAAAGAATGAAAAGATTATCAGATGCAGGAATTGTTATGAATGCACAAATAGTTTCTGTGCCAGGAATAAATAATGGTAATGAGTTAAAGAAAACAATTAAGGATTTATATACTCTATATCCACAAATTTCAGATGTAGCAGTAGTTCCTATAGGTATAACAAAGTTTAGACAAGGACTTAAACATGTAAATACATATACTAAGGAAGAATCAATTGAGGAAATTAAAAGAGTAAAAGAGCTTCAAGATACATATATGAAAGAAATTGGAGAACCATTTGTTAGATTATCTGATGAATTTTATATTGTTGCAGGTGAAGAAATTCCTAAGCAAGAATTCTATGATGATTATCATCAGATTGAAGATGGAATAGGAATGGTTAGATGCTTTAGAGATGAAATTGATAATAGTTTGGAAGATTTAGATATCAATATGAGTGGAAGTTTTTCTGTTGTTACAGGAACATTAGCTTATGAAGAGATAGTTGAAGCTAGTAAAAAAATTAAAAATAAAAATCCTAAGATAAAGTTAGATGTTTACCCAATAATAAATAATTATTTTGGAGATACAATTACTATAGCTGGACTTTTAACAGGGACAGATATAATAGATCAGATGAAGGGCATAATAAATAGTAAATATTTAATAATGTCAAATAATATGTTTAGAAAAGGATATGAATTAGCAGATTCGAGTGAACAGATTATGTTAGATGATATGAAAATTAAAGATATTGAAACTGCTTTAGATGTGAAGGTTATAGTAGTGGATTATACAGGTGAAGATCTAATTCAAAAACTTAACGAATATAAAGAGGAGGAAATTTAA
- a CDS encoding NCS2 family permease, whose amino-acid sequence MQKEKKARRLLEILSNKNVDFKKEIIAGITTFLTMSYIIAVNPNILGQTGMDKGALVTATCLSAAFTTILMGIFANLPFALASGMGLNAYFAYSVVLGKGISWEIALTAVFVEGIIFILMSLCKIREWVVNAIPLNMKYAVTAGIGLFIAFIGFTGSGLVVKSDSTYLALGHFALPTVLITCIGIVIIAVFDKKRVKGSMLIGIVVSTLLAWGYAMINPTVAAELGIYLPNGIFKFESIFPVAGKVNFSYLLNPSDIMVFATAVFTFLFVDFFDSVGTLVGVSSRAGLLDKDGNVPNAGRALLTDAVGTTVGACLGVSAITVYVESSTGVEEGGKTGWTAIVVGVLFLIAMFFSPIFISIPSCATAPALIYVGYLMLGSVKNIDFNEITEGLPAFFTIALMPLTYSIGDGLTIGVLAYVFINVVYNIFFVKKKEDKKKVSIVMIILAIIFLLKLFFL is encoded by the coding sequence ATGCAAAAAGAAAAAAAAGCGAGACGATTATTAGAAATTTTATCTAATAAGAATGTTGATTTCAAAAAAGAAATCATAGCAGGTATTACAACTTTTTTAACAATGTCGTACATAATAGCTGTAAATCCTAATATATTAGGACAAACGGGAATGGATAAGGGAGCACTTGTAACAGCAACGTGTTTATCAGCAGCTTTCACTACAATTCTTATGGGAATATTCGCCAACTTACCATTTGCATTGGCTTCAGGTATGGGGCTTAATGCATATTTCGCATATTCAGTTGTTTTAGGTAAAGGAATTTCATGGGAAATAGCTTTAACAGCAGTATTTGTAGAAGGTATTATATTTATTTTAATGTCATTATGTAAAATACGTGAATGGGTAGTAAATGCTATTCCATTAAATATGAAATATGCAGTAACAGCAGGAATTGGACTGTTTATTGCATTTATAGGGTTTACAGGAAGTGGATTAGTTGTGAAAAGTGATTCGACTTATTTAGCATTAGGACACTTTGCACTTCCAACAGTATTAATCACTTGTATTGGAATAGTGATAATTGCAGTATTTGATAAAAAAAGAGTAAAAGGATCCATGTTAATTGGTATTGTAGTTAGTACACTACTTGCCTGGGGATATGCAATGATTAACCCAACGGTTGCAGCAGAACTTGGAATTTATTTACCAAATGGAATATTTAAATTTGAAAGTATTTTTCCTGTTGCCGGCAAAGTGAATTTTTCATATTTACTTAATCCAAGTGACATAATGGTTTTTGCAACTGCAGTATTTACATTTTTATTTGTAGATTTTTTTGATAGCGTGGGAACGTTGGTTGGAGTTAGTTCAAGAGCAGGGCTTTTAGATAAGGATGGAAATGTACCAAATGCAGGTAGGGCGTTATTAACAGATGCAGTTGGAACTACTGTAGGAGCCTGTCTTGGAGTTTCTGCTATAACAGTTTATGTTGAAAGTTCTACAGGCGTTGAAGAAGGCGGCAAAACAGGTTGGACTGCAATTGTGGTAGGTGTATTATTTTTGATAGCGATGTTTTTTTCACCAATTTTTATATCTATTCCATCATGCGCAACTGCACCAGCTTTAATTTATGTTGGATATTTAATGCTTGGATCAGTTAAAAATATCGATTTTAATGAAATAACAGAAGGGCTCCCAGCGTTTTTTACAATTGCTTTAATGCCACTTACATATAGTATTGGTGATGGATTAACTATTGGGGTATTAGCTTATGTGTTTATAAATGTAGTTTATAATATATTTTTTGTAAAGAAAAAAGAAGATAAGAAAAAAGTATCTATAGTAATGATAATACTAGCGATAATATTCTTGTTAAAATTATTTTTTCTATAA
- a CDS encoding NAD(P)H-dependent glycerol-3-phosphate dehydrogenase — protein sequence MSKITFLGGGSFGTSLAVLLAEKNNIINIYNRDKNVVDEINSKRTNEKYMKNLIIPESVTAFNDIDKAIEGADYIILSVPSHVIRNMCEKIKGKIPENVPIISIAKGIEEGSNKRLSVVIEEELKNPVVVLSGPSHAEEVALKLPTTLVSTSENMEYAADIQDLFMTSYLRIYTNDDIIGVEIGGAVKNIIALAAGIIDGLGYGDNTKAALITRGMKEISRVGMALDGRAETFYGLTGMGDLIVTCTSKHSRNRKAGLLIGEGMSVDEAINEVGMVVEGVKACRAFYELKEKKDILMPITDGLYKVLFEGRNPKEVIDELMNRDKKNEVF from the coding sequence ATGAGTAAAATTACTTTTCTAGGAGGCGGAAGTTTTGGAACTTCCTTAGCTGTTCTACTTGCGGAGAAAAATAATATTATTAACATATACAACAGAGATAAAAATGTTGTTGATGAAATAAATAGTAAAAGAACAAATGAAAAGTATATGAAAAACTTAATAATTCCAGAAAGTGTAACAGCTTTTAACGATATTGATAAAGCAATTGAAGGTGCTGATTATATAATATTATCAGTACCTTCACATGTTATTAGAAACATGTGTGAAAAAATAAAAGGAAAGATACCTGAAAATGTACCGATAATATCAATTGCTAAAGGAATTGAAGAAGGAAGCAATAAAAGATTATCAGTTGTAATAGAAGAAGAACTTAAAAATCCAGTAGTTGTTTTATCAGGTCCAAGTCATGCAGAAGAGGTTGCGCTTAAGCTTCCGACTACTCTTGTTAGTACTTCTGAAAATATGGAATATGCAGCAGATATACAGGATTTGTTTATGACTTCATATTTAAGAATATATACTAATGATGACATAATTGGTGTGGAAATTGGTGGAGCTGTAAAGAATATAATAGCATTAGCAGCGGGTATTATAGATGGACTTGGATATGGAGATAACACCAAAGCAGCTCTTATTACACGAGGCATGAAAGAAATTAGCAGAGTAGGAATGGCACTTGATGGTAGAGCTGAAACATTCTATGGATTAACTGGAATGGGAGATCTGATAGTAACATGCACATCTAAGCATTCGAGAAATAGAAAAGCTGGACTATTAATAGGCGAAGGAATGTCTGTTGATGAAGCTATAAATGAAGTTGGAATGGTAGTTGAAGGTGTAAAGGCATGTAGAGCTTTTTATGAATTAAAAGAAAAAAAAGATATATTAATGCCTATAACAGATGGATTATACAAAGTTCTATTTGAAGGTAGAAATCCAAAAGAAGTTATCGATGAACTTATGAATAGAGACAAGAAAAATGAAGTATTCTAA
- the rpoZ gene encoding DNA-directed RNA polymerase subunit omega: MNNSMINPSVVDLLKKTQDRYSLVILTSKRARQIIEGSNPKVEIDSNKPLTIAINEVNENAIKYEVVKEGLE; encoded by the coding sequence ATGAACAACTCTATGATTAATCCATCAGTAGTGGATTTATTAAAAAAGACACAAGACAGATATTCATTAGTAATTTTAACTTCAAAAAGAGCTAGACAAATAATTGAGGGCTCTAATCCAAAGGTGGAAATAGATTCAAATAAGCCTTTAACAATTGCCATTAACGAAGTTAATGAAAATGCGATTAAGTATGAAGTAGTAAAAGAAGGTCTTGAATAA
- the der gene encoding ribosome biogenesis GTPase Der: MAKPIVAMVGRPNVGKSTLFNRLAGKRISIVQDTPGVTRDRVYAEAEWLNHTFTMIDTGGIEPERDDIIVQQMRRQANIAIETADVIVFIVDGKEGLTAADHEVATMLRKSKKPVVLVVNKVDSLKEEDNAWEFYNLGIGDPITISASQGLGLGDMLDRVVENFDQSIYDEEEDEYIRIAMIGKPNVGKSSLINKLLGEERVIVSDVPGTTRDAIDSYLETEEGKFILIDTAGLRRKSKVKEEIERYSVVRTYAAIERADVCILMIDAQEGITEQDEKIIGYAHEMRKAIMVIVNKWDLIEKDDKTLDKFKKELQGNLKFLSYAEYLFISALTGQRTNRVLQLAKYCYDNYNKRISTGILNDVISKAVLMKEPPIVALKRMKIYYATQVATRPPKFVFFVNDVNARHFSYERYLENQLRDSFDFKGTGIQIEYRARKE; the protein is encoded by the coding sequence ATGGCTAAACCAATAGTTGCTATGGTTGGAAGACCTAATGTTGGAAAATCAACATTATTTAATAGATTGGCAGGAAAAAGAATTTCAATAGTACAAGATACACCAGGAGTTACAAGAGACAGGGTGTATGCAGAAGCTGAATGGCTTAATCATACATTTACTATGATAGATACAGGTGGTATTGAGCCAGAAAGAGATGATATCATAGTGCAACAAATGCGAAGACAAGCAAATATAGCAATAGAAACTGCGGATGTAATAGTATTTATTGTTGATGGTAAAGAAGGATTGACAGCAGCAGATCATGAAGTAGCTACAATGCTTAGAAAAAGCAAGAAACCCGTAGTTCTAGTTGTAAATAAGGTTGATTCCTTAAAAGAAGAAGATAATGCATGGGAATTCTATAATTTAGGTATAGGAGACCCAATAACTATATCAGCTTCACAAGGTTTAGGTCTTGGAGATATGCTTGATAGAGTAGTAGAAAACTTTGATCAATCTATATATGACGAAGAAGAGGATGAATACATAAGAATAGCTATGATTGGTAAACCAAACGTAGGAAAATCATCTTTGATTAATAAGTTACTTGGTGAAGAAAGAGTTATAGTTTCTGATGTGCCAGGGACTACAAGAGATGCAATAGATAGTTATTTAGAAACAGAAGAAGGAAAATTCATCTTAATAGATACTGCTGGTCTTAGAAGAAAGAGTAAAGTAAAAGAGGAAATCGAAAGATATAGTGTTGTAAGAACATATGCTGCTATTGAAAGAGCAGATGTTTGTATATTGATGATCGATGCTCAAGAAGGTATAACTGAACAGGATGAGAAGATAATAGGTTATGCTCATGAAATGAGAAAAGCTATTATGGTTATTGTTAATAAATGGGATCTTATAGAAAAAGATGACAAAACATTAGATAAATTTAAAAAGGAATTACAAGGAAATTTAAAGTTCTTAAGTTATGCTGAATATTTATTTATTTCAGCTTTAACAGGACAAAGAACAAATAGAGTTTTACAATTGGCTAAATATTGCTATGACAATTATAACAAGAGAATTTCAACAGGAATTTTAAATGATGTCATAAGCAAGGCTGTTCTAATGAAAGAACCACCTATTGTAGCTTTAAAGAGAATGAAGATTTATTATGCTACTCAGGTTGCAACAAGACCACCAAAGTTTGTATTCTTTGTAAATGATGTTAATGCAAGACATTTTTCATATGAAAGATATTTGGAAAATCAATTAAGAGATAGTTTTGATTTTAAGGGTACAGGAATTCAAATTGAATATAGAGCGAGAAAGGAATAA
- the spoIVA gene encoding stage IV sporulation protein A — MDNFNIYKDIADRTQGDIYVGVVGPVRTGKSTFIKKFMDLMVIPKIDNTYKKERAKDELPQSGSGKSIHTTEPKFVPNEAVEINLGDEIKFKVRMVDCVGYIVKGALGYLEGEESKMVHTPWYDYEIPFEDAAEIGTRKVINDHSTIGLVITTDGSITGIDREDYVEAEERVISELQSLNKPFIVVLNTNKPNSQETKVLKKELEKKYNVSVQIMDVYNMNEEDIEELFKHVLKEFPIKEINIDMPEWVEKLDGSHWLKKDFFNIIMDMSHDISKVRDIKYCLDSCEDEEFMGTAAIKQVDLGNGVAQVLMKPKDGIFYKILSEICNLEVNSESDLLSIIKDLTYAKSEYDKVKGALEDVRETGYGLVAPQLSEMKFEEPEIVKQGSKYGVKLKASAPSLHFIKCDIKTEISPIMGSEKESEELVKGLLEQFETDPALLWQSNMFGKSLELLVKEGLQNKLYKMPEDVQVKIQKTLQKIINEGNGGLICIIL; from the coding sequence GTGGATAATTTTAACATATACAAAGATATAGCAGATAGAACCCAGGGAGACATATATGTAGGAGTTGTAGGACCAGTTAGAACAGGAAAATCTACATTTATTAAGAAGTTTATGGATTTAATGGTAATACCAAAGATTGATAATACCTATAAAAAGGAGAGGGCAAAGGATGAACTTCCACAAAGTGGATCAGGGAAAAGCATTCATACAACAGAGCCTAAGTTTGTACCTAATGAAGCTGTTGAGATAAATTTAGGTGATGAAATTAAATTTAAAGTAAGAATGGTTGATTGTGTAGGATATATTGTCAAAGGAGCATTAGGGTACTTAGAAGGTGAAGAAAGTAAAATGGTTCATACCCCTTGGTATGACTATGAAATACCATTTGAAGATGCGGCTGAAATTGGGACAAGAAAAGTTATAAATGATCATTCAACAATAGGACTTGTAATAACAACTGATGGTAGTATAACAGGAATAGATAGGGAAGATTATGTAGAAGCAGAAGAAAGAGTTATTTCTGAACTTCAATCTTTAAATAAGCCATTTATAGTTGTACTTAATACCAATAAACCTAATTCACAGGAAACTAAAGTATTGAAGAAGGAATTGGAGAAAAAATACAATGTTTCAGTACAAATTATGGATGTTTACAATATGAATGAAGAAGATATTGAAGAACTATTTAAACATGTACTTAAAGAATTTCCTATAAAGGAAATAAATATAGATATGCCAGAATGGGTAGAAAAATTGGATGGAAGTCATTGGTTAAAGAAAGACTTTTTCAACATAATTATGGATATGAGCCACGACATTTCAAAAGTTAGAGATATTAAATATTGCTTGGACAGTTGTGAAGATGAAGAATTTATGGGGACAGCTGCAATAAAACAAGTTGATTTGGGTAATGGAGTGGCACAAGTACTTATGAAACCTAAGGATGGAATATTCTATAAGATTCTTAGTGAAATTTGTAATTTAGAGGTTAATTCAGAAAGTGATTTATTATCGATAATAAAAGATTTAACTTATGCTAAGAGTGAATATGATAAGGTGAAGGGTGCTTTAGAAGATGTAAGAGAGACTGGATATGGGTTGGTTGCCCCTCAACTTTCAGAAATGAAATTTGAGGAACCAGAAATAGTTAAGCAAGGTAGTAAATATGGAGTGAAGTTAAAAGCAAGTGCTCCAAGTCTACATTTTATCAAATGCGATATAAAGACAGAAATAAGCCCAATAATGGGATCTGAAAAAGAATCAGAAGAACTTGTTAAAGGACTATTAGAACAATTTGAAACAGATCCAGCTCTTCTTTGGCAAAGTAATATGTTTGGAAAGTCACTCGAGCTGTTAGTAAAGGAAGGACTTCAAAATAAATTATATAAAATGCCGGAAGATGTTCAAGTTAAAATTCAAAAGACTCTCCAAAAGATTATTAATGAAGGTAATGGAGGATTGATTTGCATAATTCTTTAA
- the remA gene encoding extracellular matrix/biofilm regulator RemA → MGIKLINIGFGNIVSANRLVAIVSPESAPIKRIIQEARDRGMLIDATYGRRTRAVIITDSDHVILSAVQPETVAHRLATKDEVVDEVDE, encoded by the coding sequence ATGGGAATTAAATTAATAAATATAGGATTTGGAAATATAGTTTCCGCAAACAGATTAGTCGCAATTGTAAGCCCAGAATCAGCACCTATTAAGAGAATTATTCAAGAAGCAAGAGATAGAGGGATGCTAATAGATGCTACATATGGTAGAAGAACTAGAGCTGTTATAATAACAGATAGTGATCATGTTATTTTGTCAGCAGTTCAACCAGAAACAGTAGCTCATAGATTAGCTACTAAAGATGAAGTTGTTGATGAGGTTGATGAATAA
- a CDS encoding YicC/YloC family endoribonuclease produces the protein MIKSMTSFGRAQSEEGKDMCFSIEMKSVNHRYLDINIRMPKMMFALEEKIRNIISKRLNRGKVDVFINYKNYANNAGKVLLNMELAKSYYDCLKQIQEQLNTIDDVSTCKIARFPDVITLAEQEENLEDIFSEIVPLVESSLDLMEEMRIREGEKLKEDILLKLDIIKNNVEEIEKVSDNIPKNYKKKLEERLGELLSGVDIDESRIALEVAILSDKAAVDEEITRLKSHLNQMQSTLELNEPIGRKLDFIIQEMNREANTIASKSADIDMTNKVIEIKNIIEKIREQVQNIE, from the coding sequence ATGATAAAAAGCATGACTAGTTTTGGAAGAGCACAAAGTGAAGAAGGAAAAGATATGTGTTTTTCAATAGAAATGAAAAGTGTGAATCATAGATATTTAGATATCAATATTAGAATGCCTAAAATGATGTTTGCACTAGAAGAAAAAATAAGAAATATAATTAGTAAAAGATTGAATAGAGGGAAAGTAGATGTTTTTATTAATTATAAGAATTATGCAAATAATGCTGGAAAAGTACTTTTAAATATGGAACTTGCAAAAAGTTATTATGATTGCTTAAAACAAATTCAAGAGCAATTAAATACAATTGATGATGTATCTACATGTAAAATAGCTAGATTTCCAGATGTAATCACATTGGCAGAACAAGAAGAAAATTTAGAAGATATCTTTAGTGAAATAGTACCATTAGTTGAATCATCGCTTGATCTTATGGAGGAAATGAGAATTAGGGAAGGTGAAAAACTAAAGGAAGATATTTTATTAAAGCTAGATATTATAAAAAATAATGTTGAAGAAATTGAAAAAGTATCGGATAATATTCCTAAGAATTATAAGAAAAAACTTGAAGAACGATTAGGAGAATTATTGTCGGGAGTAGATATAGATGAGAGTAGAATTGCTCTTGAAGTTGCAATACTTTCAGACAAAGCTGCTGTAGATGAAGAGATTACTAGACTTAAAAGTCATTTGAATCAAATGCAAAGTACTTTAGAGTTAAATGAACCTATAGGAAGAAAGTTAGATTTTATAATTCAAGAAATGAATAGGGAAGCTAATACAATAGCATCTAAATCAGCAGATATAGACATGACAAACAAGGTAATTGAAATAAAAAATATAATAGAAAAAATAAGAGAACAAGTTCAAAATATTGAATAA
- the gmk gene encoding guanylate kinase: MTNKGRGLLIVISGPSGAGKGTICKEFLDRHPDVALSVSATTRSPRNGEVEGINYYFMSKEEFKEKIEVNDFLEYAEVYDNYYGTPKSNVEEVLESGKDVILEIDIQGALKVKENTEEGVFIFILPPSMEELKQRIIKRGSETQESLMKRFKSAYKEINFVSRYNYAVVNDEVDLAVEKLESIVCAEKCRVDRIKHSILDSKEGIIHEQLYD, from the coding sequence ATGACAAATAAGGGAAGAGGATTATTAATAGTTATATCAGGACCATCAGGTGCGGGAAAAGGTACAATATGTAAAGAGTTTTTAGATAGACATCCAGATGTAGCTTTATCAGTATCAGCAACTACACGATCTCCAAGAAATGGAGAAGTAGAAGGAATCAATTATTATTTTATGTCTAAAGAAGAGTTTAAAGAGAAAATAGAAGTAAATGATTTTTTAGAATATGCAGAAGTATATGATAATTATTATGGAACTCCAAAGTCTAATGTTGAAGAAGTGTTAGAAAGTGGAAAAGATGTTATCTTAGAAATAGATATACAGGGCGCATTAAAAGTAAAAGAAAACACAGAAGAGGGCGTTTTTATATTTATACTTCCACCATCAATGGAAGAATTAAAGCAAAGAATTATCAAAAGAGGAAGTGAAACTCAAGAATCTTTAATGAAAAGATTCAAATCTGCATATAAAGAAATAAATTTTGTTTCTAGGTATAATTATGCAGTAGTAAATGATGAAGTGGATTTAGCAGTTGAAAAACTGGAATCAATAGTATGCGCTGAAAAGTGCAGAGTAGATAGAATAAAACATAGTATATTAGATTCTAAGGAGGGTATAATACATGAACAACTCTATGATTAA